The Rhabdothermincola sediminis DNA window CCACCGTCGGCCTCGTGGCCAGACGCGAGGACCGGCTCCGAGCGGTGCTGGATCGCTGCCGGCTCTCCTCACCCCGCTCCCAGATGTGGGTGGCCGACCTCGCGGATGTCGAGGGAGCAGTGGCGGTGCTCGACGAGTCGTGGGAGGCCTTCGACGGCCTCGACGTGCTGGTCAACAACGCCGCCATCCCCAAGCGCCGCGACGTGCGGACACTCAGCCCCGGGGAGCTCGACGAGGTGATGCGGGTGAACTTCACCACCCCGGCCCGGCTGTCCCTGGCGGTGCTGCCCCGGATGCTCGAGCGCGACCGGGGCCTGATCGTGAACGTCTCGAGCGCCGGCGGGCGGATCGGCATCCCCCACGAGGCGGCCTACTGCGCGTCGAAGTTCGCTCTGTGCGGGTGGAGCGAGGCGATGGCCATGGACCTCGCCGGCACCGGGGTACGGGTGCGGCTCATCATCCCCGGGGCGATCGCCACCGAGATCTGGGAGCGGCCCGACAACGAGCCGTCGTTCTACCGGGGACCGTTCGAGCCACCGGAGACGGTGGCCGCGGGCATCATCGACGCCTTCGACAGCGACCGCTTCGAGCACTACCTGCCCGGAGACATGAAGGCCGTGGTGGAGTTCAAGACCACCGACATCGACACCTACCTCACCGGCGCGGCCGCCGTCGCGGCGGCCGAAGCCCGCGCGGCCACCGAAGCCAGCCCCGGGGGGACGGACCAGCCGTGAAGGCACTGGTGTTCATGACCGACCCCGAGCCTGTGCCGCCGCCACCGGCGGGCACCCCCCGGCTGGTGCGACACCTGGCCACCACCCCGATGAAGATCGAGGAGGTTCCCGACCCGGTGCTGCTGGCCGACGACTGGCTGGTGCTCCGGACCCGCTTGGCCGGCATCTGCGGGTCGGACACCAAACAGGTGCTCATGGACTTCGACGACGCGGGCGACAATCCCATGACCGCATTCATCTCCTTCCCCCAGGTGCTGGGGCACGAGGTGGTGGCCGACGTGGTGGAGGTCGGCCCCGCGGTGGGCGACGTCGCGGTGGGTCAGCGGGTGGTGCTCAACCCGTGGCTGTCGTGCGCGCCCCGAGGCATCGACCCGCCCTGCCCCGCGTGCGCAGCCGGCGACTACAGCGCCTGCTGGAGCTTCCTCGACGGTCGTCTGGCGCCGGGTATCCACAGCGGCAACTCCCGGGACGCCACCGGTGGGTTCGCCGAGTACCTCCCGGCGCACCGGTTGATGGTGGTGCCGGTGCCCGATGGCGTGCCCGACGAGGTGGCCGTGCTGGCCGACCCGTTCTCCGTGTCGTTGCACGCCATCTGCCGCAACCCTCCACCCGACGGCGGTCGCGCCGTTGTGTACGGCGCGGGTGCGCTGGGCACCACCGCGACCGCCATCCTGCGGGCGTTGCATCCCACGGTGGAGGTGGCCACCATCGCCCGCTGGCCGGCGCAGGCTGCGCTGGCCGCCCGTCTCGGGGCCACCGTGTTCGACCCCGAGCCTCGCCACGAGCTGATCGAGGCGCTCGCCGGGTGGTCGGGGGCGCCGGTCCGGCGCCCCTGGGAGGGCCTGCCGGTGCTGTACCCGGGCCACATCGACTGCGTCTACGACACCGTCGGCGCACCCGAGACGGTCGAGGTCGGCATCCGGGTCCTGGCGCACGGGGGCAAGCTGGTGCAGCTGGGCGTGTCGTCGCCGGCTCGCTTCGAGTGGACCCCGTGGTACTTCAACGAGCTGCAGCTCGTCGGCTCCAACGCCTTCGGCGTGGAGGAGCTCGAGGGCCGCCGCCGGCACGCCATCGCCCACTACCTCGACCTGGTCGCAGCCGGCCGCATCGACCTGTCGGGCATGCTGACTCACCGGTTCCGGCTCGACCAGTGGCGCGACGCGTTCCGGACCCTCATCGATCAGGGCTCGACCGGGGCCATCAAGGTGGCCTTCGACTTCCGGTGAGCGCGCTCCCGGCGAGCCTGCCCACGCTGGAGGAGCTGCTCGGACACTGGCCTCAGGGCCGCAGCCTCGGCGCCCGGTTGGCCGGCGGGTTGCGGGCCCGGGGGGTCCGACGGGGGGACCGGGTCGCCTGGCAGCTACCCAACGACGATCGGGTGATCGCGCTCTACCGGGCATGCTGGCGGCTGGGCGCCGTGGCTGT harbors:
- a CDS encoding SDR family NAD(P)-dependent oxidoreductase, encoding MNVGGATVLVTGASSGIGAALAVMLADRGATVGLVARREDRLRAVLDRCRLSSPRSQMWVADLADVEGAVAVLDESWEAFDGLDVLVNNAAIPKRRDVRTLSPGELDEVMRVNFTTPARLSLAVLPRMLERDRGLIVNVSSAGGRIGIPHEAAYCASKFALCGWSEAMAMDLAGTGVRVRLIIPGAIATEIWERPDNEPSFYRGPFEPPETVAAGIIDAFDSDRFEHYLPGDMKAVVEFKTTDIDTYLTGAAAVAAAEARAATEASPGGTDQP
- a CDS encoding zinc-dependent alcohol dehydrogenase, whose protein sequence is MKALVFMTDPEPVPPPPAGTPRLVRHLATTPMKIEEVPDPVLLADDWLVLRTRLAGICGSDTKQVLMDFDDAGDNPMTAFISFPQVLGHEVVADVVEVGPAVGDVAVGQRVVLNPWLSCAPRGIDPPCPACAAGDYSACWSFLDGRLAPGIHSGNSRDATGGFAEYLPAHRLMVVPVPDGVPDEVAVLADPFSVSLHAICRNPPPDGGRAVVYGAGALGTTATAILRALHPTVEVATIARWPAQAALAARLGATVFDPEPRHELIEALAGWSGAPVRRPWEGLPVLYPGHIDCVYDTVGAPETVEVGIRVLAHGGKLVQLGVSSPARFEWTPWYFNELQLVGSNAFGVEELEGRRRHAIAHYLDLVAAGRIDLSGMLTHRFRLDQWRDAFRTLIDQGSTGAIKVAFDFR